From one Thalassobaculum sp. OXR-137 genomic stretch:
- a CDS encoding flavin reductase family protein, whose protein sequence is MHYAPATEPCPLPFSPFKSCTVPRPIGWLSTVSTEGVPNLAPYSQWQNLTFDPPMVMFAANQLSDGRRKDTVINAEQTGWFVWNMATYDLREAVNITAMELPSEVDEFERAGVTKAPCIDAPGPRVAESPAHFECRYLSTHRLQGRSSHGWVDVVYGEVMRIHVDDAVVMPDGKMDIARIRPLARLGYYDYTSVTEVFEMRIPGASGAAVDGLEGRTR, encoded by the coding sequence ATGCACTACGCACCCGCGACCGAGCCCTGTCCGCTGCCGTTCTCTCCGTTCAAAAGCTGCACCGTCCCGCGTCCGATCGGATGGCTGTCGACGGTGTCCACCGAGGGTGTGCCGAACCTGGCGCCCTACAGCCAGTGGCAGAACCTGACCTTCGATCCGCCGATGGTCATGTTCGCCGCCAACCAGCTCAGCGACGGTCGGCGCAAGGACACGGTGATCAATGCCGAGCAGACCGGTTGGTTCGTTTGGAACATGGCGACCTACGACCTGCGCGAGGCGGTGAATATCACCGCGATGGAGCTTCCCTCGGAGGTCGACGAATTCGAGCGCGCCGGGGTCACGAAAGCGCCGTGCATCGACGCGCCGGGGCCGCGGGTGGCCGAAAGCCCGGCCCATTTCGAATGCCGGTACCTCTCCACCCACCGGCTTCAGGGCCGCTCCAGCCACGGCTGGGTCGATGTCGTCTATGGGGAGGTGATGCGCATTCATGTGGACGATGCGGTCGTGATGCCGGACGGCAAGATGGACATCGCGAGGATCCGTCCGCTCGCTCGCCTAGGCTACTACGACTACACCAGCGTCACCGAGGTGTTCGAGATGCGGATCCCCGGGGCGAGCGGCGCGGCTGTGGATGGCCTGGAGGGGCGGACCCGCTGA
- a CDS encoding SDR family oxidoreductase: protein MQAQESFRDARVVVTAGASGIGLVFARRFAAAGARVALCDVDAAAVDAAGRVFEGAIAHRADVTDEAQMAGFFLEVEERWGGADVVIANAGTGGPAGLIEDLTLDGWRSCLAVNLDGAFLTCRWAARVLKQGGGSLILMSSSAGLHGYPNRSPYATSKWGIIGLMKTLAMELGPHGVRVNAICPGSVEGDRMDRVLAKEAKATGLTEAELRARYVAGVSLRSWVSADDVAEAALFLASPAGAKISGQSFSVDGHTHSLA from the coding sequence ATGCAAGCTCAAGAGTCGTTTCGCGACGCCCGCGTAGTCGTCACCGCCGGCGCCTCCGGAATAGGTCTGGTCTTCGCCCGCCGCTTCGCGGCCGCCGGCGCTCGAGTGGCGCTCTGCGACGTCGACGCCGCCGCCGTGGACGCCGCCGGCAGAGTATTCGAGGGGGCGATCGCGCACCGGGCCGACGTCACCGACGAAGCGCAGATGGCGGGCTTCTTTCTGGAGGTCGAGGAGCGCTGGGGCGGGGCCGACGTGGTGATCGCCAATGCCGGGACCGGCGGGCCGGCCGGTCTCATCGAGGATCTGACCCTCGACGGATGGCGCTCGTGTCTCGCGGTCAACCTGGACGGCGCGTTCCTGACCTGCCGCTGGGCGGCCCGGGTGCTGAAGCAGGGCGGCGGCTCGCTGATCCTGATGTCGTCGTCGGCCGGGTTGCACGGCTATCCGAACCGCAGTCCCTATGCGACGTCCAAATGGGGGATCATCGGGCTGATGAAGACCCTGGCCATGGAACTCGGCCCGCACGGCGTCCGGGTCAACGCGATCTGCCCCGGTTCGGTCGAGGGCGACCGCATGGACCGGGTCCTGGCCAAGGAGGCGAAGGCGACCGGACTGACCGAGGCGGAACTGCGGGCGCGCTATGTCGCCGGGGTGTCCCTGCGCAGTTGGGTCAGCGCCGACGACGTCGCCGAAGCCGCCCTGTTCCTGGCGTCGCCGGCCGGGGCGAAGATCTCCGGCCAGTCCTTCTCGGTCGACGGTCACACCCACTCGCTGGCTTAA
- a CDS encoding FAD-binding oxidoreductase codes for MTLIIGGGVYGAAVAWHLARRGEAVELLEAKTVASGASGGPGRRGVRANCRDHRELPLMARARALWPTLHEQLGTDPLFERTGHLQLIERPVDMPRAETRAALQSRFGIATSYLSEGAMRELEPDVASFVKAALHCPDDGVAFHAATTRAYADNAVMAGATIREGVTVDRLVTRDGKVVAVATTDGDEIPVPGRLFVLANSGVRSLIAPWLDLPTWNLALQVLVSKPLAENPVRHLVGHASRTLSLKREPDGRLMISGGRLGHWDYATGRGTPIPEEIAANVADAVAVYPSLEGIEIETADTGHLEAESIDSIPMVDHLPGNPHVVYAAGWTGHGWAIAPAVAELLADWALEGRRPELLAPFAFDRFAIGR; via the coding sequence ATGACCCTGATCATCGGTGGTGGCGTCTATGGCGCTGCCGTGGCGTGGCATCTTGCCCGGCGGGGCGAGGCCGTAGAACTGCTGGAGGCGAAGACCGTGGCGTCCGGCGCGTCCGGCGGCCCGGGGCGTCGGGGCGTGCGTGCGAACTGCCGCGATCACCGCGAATTGCCGCTGATGGCGCGGGCCCGAGCGCTGTGGCCCACCCTTCACGAACAGCTCGGCACCGATCCGCTGTTCGAGCGGACCGGACATCTGCAACTGATCGAGCGGCCGGTCGATATGCCGCGCGCGGAAACCCGGGCCGCTCTGCAGTCCCGCTTCGGCATCGCGACGTCGTACCTGTCGGAAGGCGCGATGCGGGAGCTGGAACCCGATGTCGCCTCCTTCGTGAAGGCGGCGCTGCATTGCCCCGATGACGGGGTGGCGTTCCACGCCGCTACGACACGCGCCTATGCGGACAACGCGGTGATGGCGGGAGCCACGATCCGCGAGGGCGTGACGGTCGACCGGCTGGTCACGCGCGACGGCAAGGTGGTCGCGGTGGCGACGACCGACGGCGACGAAATCCCGGTGCCGGGCCGGCTGTTCGTGCTCGCCAACAGCGGCGTGCGGTCCCTGATCGCCCCCTGGCTCGACCTGCCGACCTGGAACCTCGCGCTGCAGGTCCTGGTCTCCAAGCCGCTTGCCGAGAACCCGGTGCGGCATCTCGTCGGCCATGCCAGCCGGACGCTCTCGCTGAAGCGGGAGCCGGACGGGCGGCTGATGATCTCCGGCGGTCGTCTCGGCCATTGGGACTACGCGACCGGGCGCGGCACGCCGATCCCCGAGGAGATCGCCGCGAACGTGGCCGATGCCGTCGCTGTCTACCCGTCGCTGGAGGGTATCGAGATCGAGACGGCCGACACCGGCCATCTGGAGGCGGAGTCCATCGACTCCATTCCGATGGTCGACCATCTTCCCGGCAACCCGCATGTGGTCTATGCCGCCGGATGGACCGGCCATGGCTGGGCCATTGCCCCGGCCGTCGCGGAGCTTCTGGCCGACTGGGCGCTGGAGGGCAGGCGTCCGGAGCTTCTGGCGCCCTTCGCCTTCGACAGATTTGCGATTGGCCGGTAA
- a CDS encoding FecR family protein — MRGLLLGLLLALLVATPTGAQDQGPAIGMVKVVDGEVAVERGGALIPAVEGLDVHRSDTLRTGTAGAVGVTLNDGTLISLGPSSRFELSSFEFAPQREAFGFIGQILEGTMVYQSGRIGKIAPENIQIKTPLTVVAVRGTRFAVRVPTQGGN; from the coding sequence ATGCGCGGGTTGCTCCTGGGGCTTCTCCTCGCGCTGTTGGTGGCTACGCCGACAGGTGCGCAGGATCAAGGGCCGGCTATCGGTATGGTCAAAGTGGTCGACGGTGAGGTCGCGGTGGAACGCGGCGGTGCCCTCATTCCGGCGGTCGAGGGACTGGACGTCCATCGGTCCGACACGCTGAGGACCGGCACGGCAGGTGCCGTCGGCGTGACGCTGAACGACGGGACGCTGATTTCCCTCGGCCCCAGCTCCCGGTTCGAGCTGTCGTCCTTCGAATTCGCGCCGCAGCGCGAAGCGTTCGGCTTCATCGGGCAGATCCTCGAAGGGACGATGGTCTACCAGTCCGGCCGCATCGGCAAAATCGCGCCCGAGAATATCCAGATAAAGACGCCGCTGACCGTCGTCGCCGTCCGGGGCACCCGGTTCGCCGTCCGTGTGCCGACGCAAGGGGGGAACTGA
- a CDS encoding OmpA family protein yields MTASFGKWADLGARCRAVAAAGILLGLAACATGPYDTTELSGLPEQDSEFLRDLSREYVALGDMERAEYDWADTARFYDRAIRAAKGEVLAPEPLAARALSEEATEELGAARARLIGLFGAGARSIVGPDSAQAQSGFDCWMQEQEEGHQPDDIAQCREMFLAAVAKIESAVDGALIVLLPDTDGVVGVIQVDNARGSVVLDTERETAVTADAQAAPQSTGTFLVADVEAVFGRALAAGPVPPQAFLLYFEQGTDRLTPDSARKLTEVLEAVRQRELPQVEVSGHTDRSGSAAYNDQLALDRAELVAQEILGLGVPERVVSVVSYGERAPVVPTADGVSEAQNRRVEIVVR; encoded by the coding sequence ATGACCGCCAGCTTTGGGAAATGGGCCGACCTTGGCGCACGCTGCCGCGCCGTGGCCGCCGCCGGAATCCTCCTCGGTCTCGCCGCCTGCGCGACCGGCCCGTACGACACCACCGAGCTCTCCGGTCTGCCGGAGCAGGACTCCGAATTCCTGCGGGATCTGAGCCGCGAATATGTGGCGCTCGGCGACATGGAACGGGCGGAATACGACTGGGCCGATACCGCCCGCTTTTACGACCGGGCGATCCGCGCGGCCAAGGGCGAGGTCCTGGCGCCGGAACCGCTCGCCGCCCGCGCGCTCTCAGAGGAAGCCACCGAGGAACTCGGCGCCGCCCGGGCCCGCCTGATCGGTCTGTTCGGCGCCGGCGCACGGTCTATCGTCGGTCCCGACAGCGCTCAGGCCCAGTCCGGCTTCGACTGCTGGATGCAGGAGCAGGAGGAGGGACATCAGCCCGACGACATCGCCCAGTGCCGGGAGATGTTCCTGGCCGCGGTGGCGAAGATCGAGTCGGCAGTCGACGGGGCGCTGATTGTCCTGCTGCCGGATACCGACGGTGTCGTCGGGGTAATCCAGGTCGACAATGCCCGCGGGTCGGTCGTTCTCGACACCGAGCGGGAGACCGCCGTTACCGCCGATGCGCAGGCGGCGCCGCAATCGACCGGCACCTTCCTGGTGGCGGACGTGGAGGCGGTGTTCGGCAGGGCGCTTGCCGCCGGTCCGGTCCCGCCGCAGGCTTTCCTGCTGTATTTCGAGCAGGGCACCGACCGGCTCACCCCGGACTCCGCCAGGAAACTGACCGAGGTGCTGGAGGCCGTCCGGCAACGCGAGTTGCCGCAGGTGGAGGTGTCCGGCCATACCGACCGCAGCGGCTCCGCCGCCTATAACGATCAGCTCGCGCTCGACCGGGCGGAGCTCGTGGCGCAGGAGATCCTGGGCCTGGGCGTGCCGGAGCGGGTGGTGTCGGTGGTCTCGTATGGCGAGCGGGCGCCCGTCGTGCCGACGGCCGACGGCGTCTCCGAGGCGCAGAATCGCCGGGTCGAGATCGTGGTCCGGTAG
- a CDS encoding CHASE2 domain-containing protein, which translates to MESRTPGNAGIQQTGVTSELHWLDGPEDGRLSRLVRHGRLIAAGLLCVLLALRILDVAPLQVLRLWGFDLQLQMRPESTAPSSVVTIDVDDRSLAAVGQWPWPRRYLVDLVDRLADAGVDTIAFNILFAEPDRMSPDVLARSLPDLDGDLRQALQALGGYDEALAQAMQRIRTVTAMAAILPSDGAATGSGAPSRIAVRGHGDIDILPAIGAVTDSVPPIRLASAGQGIVSLLPEPDGTARRVPAVFRVDGTMQPGMALDIVRVALRQPNMLVEVPSPLGMAGVSVGQVFVPTDARGLIWIDTTDPERVPTVSAVDVMAGRVPPAALAGRIVVIGSSAAGVGERVRIGFGGSVSGLQFQALATDTILTGRAPRRDVGLDWIEILAAALTGIVLIAVLPRIAPHLKPVVGIGLMAAAVGVCAYAQIGFGTLVDPTFFSLTSILLVGSFAIGDYRAESVLRRRNESALKRHDAYIREVVDASFDAIVTIDGDGRIRTANRAACDLLDSGGGDLIGQPIFHRISGAWAQELAAEPAGTLASAVARSQTIEAEAGSAGNTLSVPTEITLAESMAGSRRVFILVLRDISARKSAEESAARSTQRLHDAVDAISDGFALFAPDGRLLRCNAAYEEMLDAEIEQSDAPLYGGLLRDFVSGCHAPAEAAGREEEWIEARLSVFAARSQRYEMETVDGRWYQVDERRTVEGGMVCVYSNITEIKGREVELRAAMERAELASQAKSQFLANMSHELRTPLNAIIGFADMLRSEPFGPLGNDRYVGYANDISGSGSRLLKMIEQILEFARLERLQSNIDESGIDVTAAVLAAVTDLTLSAGERGVHIVPAVQPSLPALRADPQMLYQIIQNLLANAVKFSGEGKEVRISAALDDKRRIVLTVADQGIGIPANLIGQITQPFWQHPNAMTSSHDGVGLGLAIVSGHVEAHDAELSVSSEPGRGTTMTVTFPSYRTV; encoded by the coding sequence ATGGAGAGCAGGACACCGGGCAATGCCGGCATCCAGCAGACTGGGGTGACGAGCGAGCTTCACTGGCTCGACGGGCCCGAGGATGGGCGGCTGTCCCGGCTGGTCAGGCATGGGCGGTTGATCGCGGCCGGCCTGCTGTGTGTTCTGCTGGCCCTCCGCATCCTCGATGTGGCCCCGCTCCAGGTGCTGAGGTTGTGGGGCTTCGACCTGCAGCTTCAGATGCGCCCCGAGTCCACCGCACCCTCCTCGGTGGTGACCATCGACGTGGACGACCGCAGCCTTGCTGCGGTCGGACAATGGCCCTGGCCTCGACGGTATCTGGTCGATCTGGTCGACCGGCTGGCCGATGCCGGGGTCGATACCATCGCCTTCAACATCCTGTTCGCCGAGCCCGACCGGATGTCGCCGGACGTTCTGGCGAGGTCCTTGCCGGACCTGGACGGCGATCTGCGCCAGGCCTTGCAGGCTCTGGGCGGGTACGACGAGGCGCTCGCCCAGGCCATGCAACGGATCCGGACGGTCACCGCCATGGCGGCCATCCTTCCGTCCGATGGCGCCGCCACCGGTTCCGGAGCGCCGAGCCGGATCGCGGTGCGCGGGCATGGCGACATCGACATCCTGCCCGCGATCGGCGCGGTGACCGACAGCGTTCCGCCGATCCGGCTGGCCAGCGCGGGGCAGGGCATCGTCAGCCTGCTGCCCGAACCGGACGGCACCGCCCGCCGGGTTCCGGCGGTGTTCCGGGTCGACGGCACCATGCAGCCGGGCATGGCGCTCGACATCGTCCGGGTGGCGCTGCGCCAGCCCAACATGCTGGTGGAAGTACCGTCTCCGCTGGGCATGGCAGGAGTCTCGGTCGGGCAGGTTTTCGTGCCGACGGACGCCCGCGGGCTGATCTGGATCGACACGACGGACCCGGAACGGGTGCCCACGGTCTCGGCGGTCGATGTGATGGCGGGACGGGTTCCGCCCGCTGCCCTCGCCGGCCGCATCGTGGTGATAGGCTCCTCCGCCGCCGGGGTCGGAGAACGGGTCCGCATCGGCTTCGGCGGCTCGGTCTCCGGTCTGCAGTTCCAGGCGCTGGCGACCGACACCATTCTCACCGGCCGGGCACCCCGCCGGGACGTCGGCCTCGACTGGATCGAGATCCTGGCTGCCGCTCTCACCGGCATCGTGCTGATCGCCGTTCTGCCCCGCATCGCCCCGCATCTGAAGCCGGTGGTCGGCATCGGTCTGATGGCTGCGGCCGTGGGCGTCTGCGCCTATGCCCAGATCGGCTTCGGCACGCTGGTCGATCCGACCTTCTTCTCGTTGACCTCGATCCTGCTCGTGGGCAGCTTCGCCATCGGCGACTACCGGGCGGAGAGTGTGCTGAGACGGCGCAACGAATCCGCCCTGAAGCGCCACGACGCCTATATCCGGGAGGTGGTAGACGCCAGCTTCGACGCCATCGTCACCATCGACGGCGACGGGAGGATCCGAACCGCGAACCGGGCCGCCTGCGACCTCCTCGACAGCGGCGGCGGCGACCTGATCGGTCAGCCGATCTTTCATCGGATCTCCGGTGCCTGGGCCCAGGAACTTGCGGCCGAGCCGGCCGGTACGCTGGCCAGTGCGGTGGCACGGTCGCAGACCATCGAAGCGGAAGCCGGGAGCGCCGGCAACACCCTTTCCGTGCCGACCGAGATCACCCTGGCCGAATCCATGGCAGGGTCGCGTCGGGTCTTCATCCTGGTGCTGCGGGATATCAGCGCCCGCAAGTCGGCGGAGGAATCCGCCGCGCGCTCCACCCAGCGGTTGCACGATGCGGTCGACGCCATCTCTGACGGTTTCGCCCTGTTCGCACCCGACGGCCGGCTGCTGCGCTGCAACGCCGCCTACGAAGAGATGCTGGACGCCGAGATCGAGCAGTCCGATGCCCCTCTCTATGGGGGCTTGCTGCGGGATTTCGTATCCGGATGCCACGCTCCGGCCGAGGCGGCCGGTCGGGAGGAAGAGTGGATCGAGGCCCGCCTCTCGGTCTTCGCCGCCCGCAGCCAGCGCTACGAGATGGAGACCGTCGACGGCCGCTGGTACCAGGTCGACGAGCGGCGCACGGTCGAGGGCGGGATGGTCTGCGTCTATTCCAACATCACCGAGATCAAGGGCCGCGAGGTCGAGCTGCGGGCGGCGATGGAGCGGGCCGAGCTCGCCAGTCAGGCGAAATCCCAGTTTCTGGCGAATATGAGCCACGAGCTGCGCACCCCGCTGAACGCGATCATCGGCTTTGCCGACATGCTGCGCAGCGAACCGTTCGGCCCGCTCGGCAACGACCGGTATGTCGGCTATGCAAACGACATCTCCGGCAGCGGATCGCGGCTGCTGAAGATGATCGAGCAGATCCTGGAATTCGCCCGGCTGGAGCGCCTGCAGTCCAACATCGACGAGAGCGGCATCGACGTGACCGCCGCCGTGCTTGCCGCGGTGACCGACCTGACGCTTTCGGCGGGCGAGCGAGGGGTGCATATCGTTCCCGCGGTGCAGCCGTCGCTGCCCGCCCTGCGCGCCGACCCGCAGATGCTCTACCAGATCATTCAGAATCTGCTGGCCAATGCGGTGAAGTTCTCGGGCGAGGGCAAGGAAGTCCGGATCTCGGCGGCGCTGGACGACAAGCGCCGGATCGTCCTGACGGTGGCGGATCAGGGCATCGGCATCCCCGCCAACCTGATCGGCCAGATCACCCAGCCGTTCTGGCAGCACCCCAACGCGATGACGAGCTCCCACGACGGGGTCGGGCTGGGCCTCGCCATCGTCAGCGGCCATGTGGAGGCGCATGACGCCGAGCTGTCCGTGTCCAGCGAACCCGGGCGGGGCACCACGATGACGGTGACGTTCCCGTCCTATCGGACCGTCTGA
- a CDS encoding HTTM domain-containing protein codes for MSLDDAIRLTEILLAVALIQQSLEHLVGLPDERPHYAIRLVLAVLLMVGVSPPWICAALFVNALVILRRFQGPYNGGSDLLSLLLITALFAVHLMPSARYQEYVFGYLALQVIFSYFKSGLSKVVHADWRSGRALRDVFLFSVYPVSEATRRWAERPRLLCAMSWAVVLLELLFPLALIAQPVLIAALAAMFAFHGANFVLFGFNRFVWVWLAAYPSLIWLQARLEPLW; via the coding sequence ATGAGCCTCGACGACGCCATCCGGCTGACCGAGATCCTGCTCGCCGTCGCGCTGATTCAGCAGAGCCTGGAGCATCTGGTCGGCCTGCCGGACGAGCGGCCGCACTACGCGATCCGCCTCGTCCTTGCCGTGCTGCTGATGGTGGGCGTCTCGCCGCCCTGGATCTGCGCCGCGCTGTTCGTCAACGCGCTGGTCATCCTGCGGCGGTTCCAGGGGCCGTATAACGGCGGCAGCGACCTGCTGAGCCTGCTGCTGATCACGGCCCTGTTCGCCGTGCATTTGATGCCGAGCGCCCGGTATCAGGAATACGTCTTCGGCTATCTGGCCCTGCAGGTGATCTTTTCCTACTTCAAGTCCGGCCTGTCGAAGGTCGTTCACGCGGATTGGCGCAGCGGCCGCGCGCTGCGGGACGTCTTCCTGTTCTCGGTCTATCCGGTCAGCGAAGCGACCCGCCGCTGGGCCGAGCGGCCGCGATTGCTTTGCGCGATGTCCTGGGCGGTGGTTCTGCTGGAGCTGCTGTTCCCGTTGGCGCTGATCGCCCAGCCGGTACTGATCGCTGCCCTGGCGGCGATGTTCGCCTTCCACGGCGCGAATTTCGTGCTGTTCGGCTTCAACCGCTTCGTCTGGGTCTGGCTCGCCGCCTACCCGTCGCTGATCTGGCTGCAGGCGCGGCTGGAGCCGCTGTGGTGA
- a CDS encoding Ldh family oxidoreductase, translating into MSAGDSATVTLSLDEVRDLTIRCFLANGCDAANAEAVADVIHNAERDGAKSHGLFRVPGYIKSLKSGKANGQAVPVLEDLAPAVLRVKGDGGFAPLAQQLGRDPLIERARSQGVAALAITDIHHFQALWYEVEPLAEAGLCAFAFTAAFPYVVHPGGRTPIYGTNPMSFGWPRPGKPPMVFDQASSALARGEIMIAARDGHDVPPGTGIDKDGHETTDPNAILDGGAQLPFGGYKGASIAMMVELLAGALIGDKFSFEAWESDAKDGGPPNGGEFMLAIDPGHLGDTNGWAAHAELLFDRILAEEGTRLPAGRRHANRAKTATEGAAIPAALHAEIVGLCK; encoded by the coding sequence ATGTCCGCCGGCGACAGCGCGACCGTCACCCTCTCCCTGGACGAGGTGCGCGACCTCACCATCCGCTGCTTCCTCGCCAACGGCTGCGACGCGGCCAATGCCGAGGCGGTCGCCGACGTCATCCACAACGCCGAGCGCGACGGGGCGAAGAGCCACGGGCTGTTCCGGGTGCCGGGCTATATCAAGTCGCTGAAGAGCGGCAAGGCGAACGGCCAGGCGGTGCCGGTGCTGGAGGACCTCGCCCCGGCGGTGCTGCGGGTGAAGGGCGACGGCGGCTTCGCCCCGCTGGCCCAGCAGCTCGGCCGCGACCCGTTGATCGAGCGCGCCCGCTCCCAGGGTGTCGCGGCGCTGGCGATCACCGACATCCATCACTTCCAGGCGCTCTGGTACGAGGTCGAGCCCCTGGCCGAGGCGGGGCTCTGCGCCTTCGCCTTCACCGCCGCCTTCCCCTACGTGGTCCATCCGGGCGGCCGCACGCCGATCTACGGCACCAACCCCATGTCCTTTGGCTGGCCGCGCCCGGGCAAGCCGCCGATGGTGTTCGACCAGGCCTCCTCGGCGCTGGCCCGGGGCGAGATTATGATCGCCGCCCGCGATGGCCACGACGTGCCGCCGGGCACCGGCATCGACAAGGACGGCCACGAGACCACCGATCCGAACGCGATCCTGGACGGCGGCGCGCAGCTTCCCTTCGGCGGCTACAAGGGCGCGTCCATCGCGATGATGGTGGAGCTGCTGGCCGGCGCGCTGATCGGCGACAAGTTCAGCTTCGAGGCCTGGGAGAGCGACGCCAAGGACGGCGGCCCGCCGAACGGGGGCGAGTTCATGCTGGCGATCGATCCGGGGCATCTCGGCGACACCAACGGCTGGGCGGCCCATGCGGAGCTGCTGTTCGACCGGATCCTGGCCGAGGAGGGCACCCGTCTTCCTGCCGGGCGCCGCCACGCCAACCGGGCGAAGACGGCGACCGAGGGCGCTGCGATCCCGGCGGCGCTGCATGCGGAGATCGTGGGGTTGTGTAAGTAG
- a CDS encoding glutathione S-transferase family protein: MTIRILGRANSFNVRKVLWASDELGVAYTREDWGCGFRPTTDPEFQAINPIGLVPAVVLEDGTVLRESNTIIRYLATVSGDTALYPADPVARAGVEQWMDWANYETSISLRGAFLGGQLNEPPWNHPWFVEQGRAHITKEVGQLDAHLAATGTYMTGERFTLADIPIGLVVNRWFNLKFDGKPEYPGVARYYETLSERPAYLKHGRNGLP; this comes from the coding sequence ATGACCATCCGCATTCTCGGACGCGCCAATTCCTTCAACGTGCGCAAGGTGCTCTGGGCCAGCGACGAACTCGGCGTGGCCTATACCCGCGAGGACTGGGGCTGCGGCTTCCGGCCGACCACCGATCCCGAGTTCCAGGCGATCAACCCGATCGGCCTGGTGCCCGCCGTCGTGCTGGAGGACGGCACCGTGCTGCGCGAGAGCAACACGATCATCCGCTACCTCGCCACCGTATCCGGCGACACCGCCCTCTACCCCGCCGACCCGGTCGCCCGCGCCGGGGTCGAGCAGTGGATGGACTGGGCGAATTACGAGACCTCCATCTCCCTGCGCGGCGCCTTCCTCGGCGGCCAGCTCAACGAGCCGCCGTGGAACCACCCCTGGTTCGTCGAACAGGGCCGGGCACATATCACCAAGGAGGTCGGCCAGCTCGACGCCCATCTGGCGGCGACCGGGACGTACATGACCGGGGAGCGCTTCACCCTGGCCGACATCCCGATTGGGCTGGTGGTGAATCGCTGGTTCAACCTGAAGTTCGACGGGAAGCCCGAGTATCCGGGCGTGGCCCGCTACTACGAGACCCTGAGCGAGCGGCCGGCCTACCTGAAGCATGGTCGGAACGGGCTACCGTAA
- a CDS encoding polyprenyl synthetase family protein, with protein sequence MSVTASASQTSQDSADRRPSFDALRALVADDMARVNETIVREMHSPVALIPQLAGHIVASGGKRLRPMLTLAAAGLVGYEGTRHIDLAACVEFIHTATLLHDDVVDESNLRRGKDTANAVWGNQASVLVGDFLFSRAFQLMVADGSLKVLKILSDASAVIAEGEVHQLVTTNDIDTTEAAYLQVIESKTAVLFAAASQIGAVVAERPESEEKALESFGRNLGVAFQLVDDVLDYSAEQEALGKTVGDDFREGKMTLPVILAYAAGDSEERAFWSRTVGELDQNEGDLAHAQALMAKHKTLAKTLARARDYAEAAHRDLDLFAPTAHRRAMEEVIDFCVDRAY encoded by the coding sequence GTGTCCGTCACCGCATCGGCCTCACAGACCAGCCAAGACAGCGCCGACCGTCGGCCGAGCTTCGACGCCCTGCGCGCCCTGGTCGCCGACGACATGGCCAGGGTCAACGAAACCATCGTCCGCGAGATGCACAGCCCGGTGGCGCTGATCCCGCAGCTCGCCGGCCATATCGTCGCTTCCGGCGGCAAGCGGCTGCGGCCGATGCTGACCTTGGCCGCCGCCGGTCTGGTCGGCTACGAGGGCACCCGGCACATCGACCTGGCCGCCTGCGTGGAGTTCATCCACACCGCCACGCTGCTGCATGACGACGTGGTCGACGAAAGCAACCTGCGCCGGGGCAAGGACACCGCCAACGCGGTCTGGGGCAACCAGGCCAGCGTGCTGGTGGGCGACTTCCTGTTCAGCCGCGCCTTCCAGCTCATGGTCGCCGACGGCTCGCTGAAGGTGCTGAAAATCCTGTCCGACGCCTCCGCCGTCATCGCCGAGGGCGAGGTGCACCAGCTCGTCACCACCAACGACATCGACACCACCGAGGCCGCCTATCTCCAGGTGATCGAGAGCAAGACCGCGGTGCTGTTCGCCGCCGCCTCGCAGATCGGCGCCGTGGTGGCCGAGCGCCCGGAGAGCGAGGAGAAGGCGCTGGAATCGTTCGGGCGCAATCTCGGCGTAGCGTTCCAGCTCGTCGACGACGTGCTCGACTATTCGGCCGAGCAGGAAGCGCTCGGCAAGACCGTCGGCGACGATTTCCGCGAGGGCAAGATGACCCTGCCGGTGATCCTGGCCTATGCCGCCGGCGATTCCGAAGAGCGGGCATTCTGGAGCCGGACGGTCGGCGAGCTGGATCAGAACGAGGGCGACCTTGCCCATGCCCAGGCGCTGATGGCCAAGCACAAGACCCTGGCCAAGACCCTGGCCCGCGCCCGCGACTACGCCGAGGCGGCCCATCGCGACCTCGACCTCTTCGCCCCCACCGCCCACCGCCGGGCGATGGAGGAGGTCATCGATTTCTGCGTCGATCGGGCGTACTAA
- a CDS encoding DUF2007 domain-containing protein, with product MRELLRTNDLVRLSYLQALLASEGIEPLVLDGGMSVLEGSAGAIPRRLMVAGDDFAAAKALLEEAGETLDPK from the coding sequence ATGCGGGAACTTCTGCGCACCAACGATCTGGTGCGGCTTTCATATCTTCAAGCCCTGCTCGCCTCGGAGGGGATCGAACCGCTGGTCCTGGATGGCGGGATGAGCGTGTTGGAAGGGAGCGCCGGGGCGATTCCGCGCCGGCTGATGGTCGCCGGCGACGATTTCGCCGCCGCCAAGGCGCTGCTGGAAGAGGCCGGCGAAACCCTGGACCCGAAATAG